One Tunturibacter gelidoferens genomic region harbors:
- a CDS encoding IS110 family transposase encodes MELHAIGIDLGKTVFHLIGLNLRGEVVVRKKCSRKQLLHFTANLKVRLIGMEACGGPRFLGRALREQGHEVRLIPAQYLKPYVKTHKSDYIDAEAIAEAVWRPRMGFVPIPGPHPHQESFSRVVSRW; translated from the coding sequence ATGGAACTACACGCGATCGGCATTGATCTTGGCAAGACGGTCTTCCATCTGATAGGGCTCAACCTGCGTGGCGAGGTTGTAGTGCGCAAGAAGTGTTCGCGCAAGCAACTGCTGCACTTCACGGCGAACCTGAAGGTAAGACTGATTGGCATGGAAGCCTGTGGAGGGCCACGTTTTCTAGGACGGGCATTGCGAGAGCAGGGTCATGAAGTACGGCTGATCCCGGCGCAGTATCTGAAGCCGTACGTGAAGACCCACAAGAGCGACTACATTGACGCCGAGGCGATCGCTGAGGCGGTGTGGCGGCCGAGGATGGGTTTCGTGCCGATACCCGGTCCGCATCCGCATCAAGAATCCTTCTCCCGAGTTGTTTCGCGTTGGTGA
- a CDS encoding cytochrome-c peroxidase: protein MRQTRLIALAAACATIAVAMSISRHIVHGQTVYNPYPTGILPSNIDPEIARVLREVNSIEAEAIRQWQALPPPVVTGNPPTLQNTGVASVEILGKLMNFDRTISPNENEACSSCHMPYAGYSGPIPSVNLTMIAYPGSVHFRAGKRTAQRYTYASYFPPLQYDAVQGLFYGGNFWDSRATGYLLRSPDAEQSQGPPVDPDEMGNPDTACVTYKLSLAPYRPLFELIWGSGSFDITWPANIAQICATPNGASVFNGNPTPVALSPADRTRSNNDYDHWAQSLNAFEHSESVSPFTSKFDAYLKGTYKLTAKEAAGYALFRGKGNCNSCHLDGRSTAPAPTNTGAKDTGVAANVVPVFTCFGSANEGLPKNPRDSFYYETTPDAVGFTPNPGGFTYTDFGLGTFLRSGFGSAPNPNSSWRQFASTVDGQMQVMTARNVGLTPPSCPTTEAPGPYFQKEFFHNGYIKSLKQLVHFYNTRDLYRNAVESGNCPTGTTEKVNCWPEPEVPQNIDMTTGNLGLTDTEENEIVAFLQTLSDGFTTPYPDVNTYTGACMTGGTAATQGNSTIIPADLLRQFQQMQR from the coding sequence GTGAGACAAACAAGGTTGATAGCACTAGCAGCCGCCTGTGCGACGATTGCGGTCGCCATGTCCATCTCCAGACACATTGTGCACGGACAAACCGTCTACAACCCATATCCAACTGGGATTCTGCCCTCCAACATCGATCCCGAGATAGCAAGGGTTCTGCGCGAAGTGAATTCCATCGAAGCTGAAGCGATCCGGCAGTGGCAGGCGCTCCCGCCCCCGGTTGTGACGGGCAACCCCCCAACACTTCAGAACACCGGAGTTGCCTCAGTAGAAATACTCGGCAAGCTCATGAATTTCGACAGAACCATCTCGCCAAACGAGAATGAGGCCTGCTCGTCTTGCCACATGCCCTACGCCGGCTATAGCGGACCGATTCCGTCGGTGAATCTGACGATGATCGCGTACCCCGGATCGGTTCACTTCAGGGCCGGCAAGCGGACAGCGCAGAGATACACGTATGCGAGCTACTTCCCTCCGCTCCAGTACGACGCGGTTCAGGGCCTTTTCTATGGCGGAAATTTCTGGGATTCACGCGCAACCGGGTATTTGCTGAGGAGTCCCGACGCCGAGCAGTCACAGGGGCCTCCTGTCGATCCTGACGAAATGGGCAACCCTGACACTGCCTGTGTCACTTACAAGCTTTCACTGGCTCCGTACAGACCCCTCTTCGAGCTGATATGGGGTTCCGGCTCATTCGACATCACCTGGCCGGCAAACATTGCGCAGATCTGCGCCACGCCAAATGGAGCTTCCGTGTTCAACGGGAACCCTACACCAGTTGCGCTAAGTCCGGCCGACCGCACCCGCTCGAATAACGACTACGATCATTGGGCGCAGTCCCTTAACGCCTTTGAGCACAGCGAGTCTGTCAGCCCTTTCACCTCGAAGTTTGATGCATATCTGAAGGGAACGTATAAGTTGACAGCCAAGGAAGCGGCCGGATACGCGCTATTCCGGGGCAAAGGAAATTGCAATTCGTGTCACCTGGACGGCAGATCAACGGCGCCGGCCCCAACAAATACCGGCGCCAAAGATACGGGAGTAGCCGCTAATGTCGTACCGGTGTTCACCTGCTTCGGCTCTGCCAATGAGGGCCTGCCCAAGAATCCCAGGGATTCCTTTTATTATGAGACCACGCCGGATGCCGTCGGATTTACGCCCAATCCGGGAGGCTTTACCTATACCGATTTCGGATTAGGAACTTTCCTCAGAAGCGGCTTCGGCTCCGCTCCCAATCCAAACTCCAGTTGGCGGCAGTTTGCATCAACCGTCGACGGCCAGATGCAGGTGATGACGGCGCGCAATGTGGGGCTTACGCCGCCATCGTGTCCTACCACAGAGGCTCCCGGCCCCTACTTCCAGAAGGAGTTCTTCCACAATGGCTACATCAAGAGCCTGAAGCAACTCGTCCACTTCTACAACACGCGGGATCTGTACCGGAATGCCGTGGAGTCCGGCAACTGCCCGACGGGAACAACCGAGAAAGTAAACTGCTGGCCTGAGCCCGAGGTGCCTCAAAATATCGACATGACCACCGGCAACCTGGGCTTGACGGATACGGAGGAGAATGAGATCGTCGCATTTCTACAAACGCTCAGTGACGGTTTCACAACACCTTACCCCGACGTTAACACGTATACAGGAGCCTGCATGACAGGCGGCACCGCTGCCACCCAGGGGAATTCGACGATCATTCCCGCCGATCTACTGCGGCAATTCCAACAAATGCAGCGCTAG
- a CDS encoding molybdopterin oxidoreductase family protein, whose product MCVLWAMGITQHTSASDGSTAISNLLLVTGNYMRPGCGAYPLRGHNNVQGASDMGAMPDSYPGYQHVTEPAIREKFEKGWGVALSPDRGMDNHQMVDAIHEGKLRAMYLAGEDMISADSNANFVGAAFEKLDLFVVQDIFFSETCRYADVVLPSVPALEKDGTFTNTERRVQRLYQALPELGEAKADWRITMELANRMGGNWNYRHPSEIMAEMASLTPLFEGASFERLEAYKTLQWPIAKDGSDQPILYLNRFPFPDNKARFYPVSFREPEEALDDDFDLFLNNGRILEHFHEGNMTHRVDGIREETPERYLEISEDLEK is encoded by the coding sequence ATGTGCGTTCTCTGGGCGATGGGTATTACGCAGCACACGAGCGCATCAGATGGATCGACGGCTATCTCAAACCTGCTGCTGGTTACCGGAAACTATATGCGTCCTGGCTGCGGAGCCTATCCGCTCCGCGGTCACAACAACGTGCAGGGTGCCAGCGACATGGGAGCCATGCCGGACAGCTATCCGGGCTATCAGCATGTGACCGAACCGGCCATTCGCGAGAAATTTGAGAAGGGATGGGGTGTAGCGCTTTCTCCGGATCGCGGCATGGATAACCACCAGATGGTGGACGCGATCCACGAAGGAAAGCTGCGCGCGATGTATCTGGCTGGAGAGGACATGATCTCCGCCGACTCGAATGCAAACTTTGTAGGAGCCGCTTTCGAGAAGCTGGATTTGTTTGTGGTGCAGGATATCTTCTTCTCCGAAACCTGCCGCTATGCTGACGTCGTTCTGCCCAGTGTTCCGGCCCTCGAAAAGGACGGCACATTTACCAATACAGAGCGGCGCGTTCAACGCCTGTATCAGGCTCTGCCAGAGTTAGGAGAAGCCAAGGCCGATTGGAGGATCACGATGGAGCTTGCCAACCGAATGGGTGGGAACTGGAACTATCGGCATCCCTCCGAGATTATGGCGGAGATGGCCTCGTTAACGCCCCTCTTTGAAGGCGCGAGCTTTGAAAGACTGGAAGCCTACAAGACGCTGCAGTGGCCGATAGCCAAGGACGGTTCCGACCAGCCCATCCTGTACTTGAACAGATTTCCTTTCCCGGACAATAAGGCGCGGTTCTATCCGGTTTCGTTTCGCGAGCCCGAGGAGGCTTTGGATGATGACTTCGATCTCTTCCTGAACAACGGTCGCATACTGGAGCACTTCCATGAGGGAAACATGACTCATCGGGTTGACGGGATTCGCGAGGAAACTCCGGAGCGCTACCTTGAAATCTCGGAGGACCTGGAGAAGTAG
- a CDS encoding RNA polymerase sigma factor: MQFQRVKTTAEVSESRTKEFMNICSSQDEISVKLLAAAATDEILVGAAKLGDRFAFAELWARHSNTAFNVAYRVTKSRDDAEDVIQEAWMRVYVHLNTFDGRAKFSTWLTRIVINSALMTLRRKRTHPETSMEISDGKTWQQREIADQTKNVEELYARHERTELLKRAICRLQPPLRNVVEIHQSNDRSIKEIADLVGLSVAATKSRLLRARRALRMDLVERREKQCPVVQEKYR, encoded by the coding sequence ATGCAGTTCCAACGAGTTAAAACCACAGCAGAAGTTTCAGAAAGCCGCACAAAGGAATTTATGAATATCTGTAGCTCGCAAGACGAAATCAGCGTGAAACTCCTTGCTGCTGCGGCAACCGATGAAATCCTTGTGGGCGCAGCCAAGTTAGGGGATCGCTTCGCGTTTGCGGAGCTGTGGGCGCGACATTCGAATACTGCATTCAACGTGGCTTATCGGGTCACGAAAAGCCGAGACGATGCAGAAGACGTGATTCAGGAAGCGTGGATGAGAGTCTATGTTCATTTGAACACTTTCGATGGCAGGGCCAAATTTTCGACTTGGCTCACGCGTATTGTGATCAATTCGGCGCTTATGACTTTACGTAGGAAGCGCACTCACCCTGAGACTTCTATGGAGATCTCGGATGGCAAGACCTGGCAGCAGCGGGAGATTGCTGACCAAACGAAGAACGTTGAAGAGCTCTATGCAAGGCACGAAAGAACAGAACTCTTGAAGCGAGCAATTTGCCGTCTACAGCCGCCTCTGCGAAATGTGGTTGAGATTCATCAATCGAATGATAGGTCGATAAAGGAAATCGCCGACCTCGTAGGCCTCTCTGTTGCCGCAACTAAGTCTCGTTTGTTACGCGCCAGAAGAGCCCTGCGTATGGATTTGGTGGAAAGACGAGAGAAGCAATGCCCCGTTGTTCAAGAAAAGTATCGATAA
- a CDS encoding fibronectin type III domain-containing protein produces MTGLHIRKFLLSPTILCVAVLFSLTICAPQLSQAQLVPPAPAAASVHITEGPAIESDKDGLAIIRWTSNNPGGSAEHFGVVHYGTDAAQLNQTAKNHIQLNQSHPETVFRVRVDGLKPRTTYYYTVGSMGGTGKVDPVNSAVYHFTTP; encoded by the coding sequence ATGACCGGTCTGCATATTCGCAAATTCCTTCTGTCACCGACGATCCTCTGTGTAGCCGTGCTTTTCTCCCTTACGATCTGCGCTCCGCAGCTTTCGCAGGCGCAGCTGGTTCCTCCTGCGCCGGCAGCAGCGAGTGTCCATATCACAGAGGGACCGGCGATCGAATCAGATAAAGATGGCCTCGCGATCATCCGGTGGACGAGCAATAACCCGGGCGGATCGGCCGAGCACTTCGGCGTCGTGCATTACGGCACGGATGCCGCGCAGCTGAACCAGACCGCGAAGAACCATATCCAACTGAACCAAAGCCATCCCGAAACGGTTTTCCGGGTACGTGTGGACGGGCTAAAGCCGAGAACGACGTACTACTACACGGTCGGATCGATGGGGGGTACCGGCAAAGTCGATCCCGTGAATAGCGCGGTCTACCACTTCACTACTCCCTAG
- a CDS encoding efflux RND transporter permease subunit — protein MPGAATLPFYGLIKSLLQDSMRETGFMWIVRFALKRPYTFVIVALLIAIFGVASIVTTPTDILPDIAIPIVSIIWTYSGMDADDMSKRIVGVCERALPTTVNNIQYTESQSYSGVGVIKIHFQPNVQVDLAIAQ, from the coding sequence GTGCCAGGCGCGGCAACCCTCCCCTTTTACGGACTGATTAAGAGCCTGCTGCAGGACAGCATGCGGGAGACAGGCTTTATGTGGATCGTTCGCTTTGCCCTGAAAAGGCCGTATACGTTCGTCATTGTCGCGCTGCTTATCGCGATCTTCGGCGTGGCCTCGATCGTGACGACGCCGACCGACATCTTGCCGGACATCGCTATTCCCATCGTTAGCATCATCTGGACGTACAGCGGGATGGATGCGGATGACATGTCCAAGCGAATCGTTGGGGTGTGCGAGCGGGCACTTCCGACCACAGTGAATAACATTCAGTACACGGAGTCGCAGTCGTACAGCGGCGTCGGTGTCATCAAGATCCATTTTCAGCCGAACGTGCAGGTAGACCTCGCGATTGCGCAGTGA